The DNA sequence GTGGGGATCGCCGCGCTTCTCCGCAGTCACCAACACGGCCGTGTCGGCCGTCCTGGCCGCAGCCGGATAGACCAGCCTGCCCACGAACGCCTCGCAGTACGGGCACGGATCCAGCCGAGGCAACTCTATGGGCACCCCACAGGTATACCGCCGACCAGGATCACAACCGGGTCCGCCCCACAATGTCAAGCAATGGCACGATCGTTGTCAGCCGGCTGCGTCCGTGAAGACAAAGATCGAAGACCTCGCCGGGGCCGACCTCGACATCGAGGTGCGGATCCCCACCACTCACCCCAGGTCCCGGTGAACCGACGCTGTGGATTGCTGCGCCTGTGCCCCGATTCCTCGCCTCCATCGTCGAACGGAGACTGCGACGACCTCTTCAACCTACGAACGTCACCATGTCGCCCACCCCCTCCACGCGTCGATGGTGACCAACGTGCTGGGGATGTTCAGGCGTTCGCGTACTCCCTGTTCGTGGCGCAGTCCCTCCACTGGTCCTGGGATGTCGCCGCCACAGGCGGGTTCAGCCGCTCGGCATCGCGATCCTGGGCTCCATCGGCACCGCGGTCGACCGGTCTCGAGTGGGCTGCCGCCGGACGACGCGAGCGGGCCGCGGAGGCGGCACGGACACGCTGGCGCTGCGGGCCGCCGCACCAGGCGCGACCGGTGCGCAGGCACCGCGGACGGAAATGGCACCGGCTGGCGGCGAGCTGCTCGGGACGCCCGTCGTGCAGCTCCGGTCGACACGTGAGCGTGACCTGCGAGGTCCCGGGCGGGATGTCGCACCGGCGGCGTATGATCCACCGAACCGGGTACCGAGACGGCGGATCGCGGCTGACCAAGGTGTACGGCGTGAGCGACGTGGCGGAAGTCGAAGCGGACGACACCGGTGTGGGCACGGTCGATCTGGGCCAGTCCGCTGTGGATCTGGAGGTCTACCGGGGGGAGCTGACCGGCTACTGCTACCGCATGCTGGGCTCGCCGTTCGAAGCCGAGGACGCCGTGCAGGAGACGCTGCTTCGGGCGTGGCGGGCAGCTGACCGGTTCCAGGGACGCTCGTCGCTTCGGACCTGGCTGTACCGGATCGCGACCAACGTCTGCATCGACGCCTTGCGGAGTCGCCCGCGGCGGGCGCGCCCGATGGACCTTGGACCGGCGTCGCCGGCGTCCGCGGCGCTGCCGGCCCCGCTGCCGGAAACGGTCTGGCTCGAGCCGGTCCCCGACGCCCGGATCATCACATCCAGCGGCGACCCCGCGGACGTGGCGGCCCAACGCGACAGCGTCCGACTCGCGTTCGTTGCGGCGTTGCAGCACCTGCCTGCCCGCCAACGTGCGGTGCTCATCCTGCGGGAGGTCCTGCGCTGGCCGGCGGCCGAGGTCGCCGGGCTGCTGGAGTCCACCGTCGCGTCGGTCAACAGCGCGCTGCAACGTGCCCGCGCGACCCTGGCCGGTCTGGACCTCGCCGACACCGACACGTTCCGGCCGCTCGACGAGGAACAGCAGGCGCTGCTGGCCCGCTACGTCGACGCGTTCGAACGCTACGACCTCGACGCGCTCACCGCGTTGCTACACGAGGAGGTCGTCCAGTCGATGCCGCCGTACGGGCTGTGGCTGCGCGGTCACGCCGACATCCGCGGCTGGTACCTGGGAGCCGGCATCGGCTGCCGCGGGTCGCGACTGGTGCCGACCGTGGCCAACGGGGCGCCCGCGTTCGGTCAGTACCGACCGGCACCGGCCGGTGGCCACGAGCCGTGGTCGCTGCAGATCGTCGAGATCTCAGACGGGATGATCGTCGGGCTCAACGCTTTCCTCGACACGGCCCGGCTGTTCCCGCTGTTCGGGCTGCCCCCACGGTTGGACGCCTGACCAGCAGGACGCGAAACGCAGTTCGAGGCCGGCGAACCGGATCAGTTCCCGAAGCCGCTCGGAGGGATTCTCGATCCGTACGGCGCATCCCGAACGGCGTGCGGTCGCCACGAGGCGTGCGAGCACATCGACCGTTGTGAGGTCGGGATGTGCCAGGCCTTCACCGCGGCAGACCACCGCCCTCGCAGCCGAGCCCGACAGTGCGGCGTGAAGTGCGGCGCACACCGGCGCCGCCTGTGACGGCGCCAACCGACCGTCGATGACCACGATCGCGGTGTCCGCCGCCGTCAGGGTCCAACGGACCGGACCCGCCGACCGCCACCGCCACCGCCGTGGGAACCGCATCGGTCTCCATCGCCGCCCGATCACGTCTTCTTCGACGGTCGGCGGGTCCGCCGCTCATCGGTCGGCCTCACGCTGACCGGGAACGGGCCGGGGGATGGCTGCGGACGGACCGATGAGTCCTTCGTCGCGCGGTCGTCCACAGGCGTGCCCGGACCACGACCGAAGGATGCGACCGTGCGACGACCCGCTCTCGACAGCATGCTGCTGGCCAGCACCGACCCCGAACGGCTCGCGGCCTGGTACGCGACCGCGTTCCAACCGGCCACCGACACCGACATGGACGGGTACCGGATCATGCGGTTCGGGAAGTTCCACCTGCTCATCGACCAACGCGAGGACATCGGCGACACCAACCCGGAACCGGGCCGGATGATCCTCAACTTCGATGTCGCGGACGCGAACACGGTGGTGGCACGCCTCGACGACATGGGAGTGCGCTGGCTCGCGGAGCTCGAGGATCGCGACGGCAGCCTGTTCGCCACCGCGATCGACCCCGACGGCAACTACGTCCAGGTCATCCAGCTCGACCCGCGCGACCGTGCCCAGATGCCCGCGGGTGACGCAGGCGGTGTGCTGGCCGGCTCGGTGGCGTTCAGTGGGTTCTCGGTCGACGACCTCGACGCCGCCGAGGAGTTCTACGGTCACACGCTCGGGCTGGACGTCACCCAGGACGGCGGTCTGCTGACCCTGCGCCTGCCCGGCGGCCGCGACGTCCTGGCCTACCCGAAGGACGACCACGTCCCAGCGTCGTTCACCATCCTCAACTTCCCCGTGGTCGCCATCGACCGGACGGTCGACGAACTGACTGCCCGTGGCGTTCGGTTCGAACGCTACGACGGGTTCGACCAGGACGAACGCGGCATCGCACGCGGAGATCGAGGTCCGCTGATCGCCTGGTTCACCGACCCTGCCGGCAACATCCTGTCCGTGCTCCAGCAACCGTGACCGGGCCGGGCGCCATGAGCAGGCTGATCTGGCACGTCACCATGTCGCTGGACGGCTTCATCGCCGGCCCCGACGACGACCTGGACTGGGCCGCCGCGAGCTGGGAGACCACGGCGGCCTTCGACGGTCGCCGCCCAGCGCTCTCGCCGAGGAGGTCGTCACCTCCACTGGTGCGATCCTGGCTGGTCGTCGCTGGTACGACATCGCACCGAACGGTTGAACGGGGTCGACGGCATCGACGGTGGCGACTGGACCGGTCCGGTTGTCCTGCCAACCCGCCGCGCGGCCACGGGCGAACACCATCCGGCAGTCACGTCCGTCTCGGGCGGTTCGCCCAAGCCGTCGACGTCGCATGCGACGCCGCCCATGGGCGCACGTCCTGGTCTTGGGTGCCAGCATCCCCAAGCAGTGCCTGGAGAGAGCATGCTCGACGACGTGGTCATCCACCTCGCACCCGTGCTCCACGCAGCGGGTGTGAGACCCCACGAGTCAGACAGCGCACCGGTCACGCTCGAACGTACGAGCATGACCGAGGCCGGCCGATATCTCGAGCGACGGAGGCGCGAGACGGAACACACGCTGGCGAAACTCAAGGACGCCCGGGAGGCTGGCCGATGACGCCCTTCACGAGAAGATGCGTTCGGCCAGGTTGACGGGGGTGGCGATCGGCCCCCGGGGTTTCGTCTGAGGCGGCCTTTGGCGTCGCACCCGCAGCGTGCCGTCGACGTTGCGGACGTGGGCGTCGGTCGTGGCGTCATCGCGTCGTGTGAACACGAGGTCCGCTGTCGCCTGCCCGACGTGGAGACCATTGAGTTCGAGGTAGGGCAGCCACTCGGGGAGGTGGGGGTCCACCAGCAGGAGGTTGGCCGGGGCGATCGGCCGCATGCCGAGCAGTGCCTGGACGGCGAGGATGATGGCGCTGGCCGACCACGCCTGCGGTTCGTTCGACGACGGGTAGATGCCGGGGTGTGGATGGTGGTCGTTGCGGGGCAGGCCGCCGAGCGATTCGGGGAGTCGGTTGTCGACGAACAGGTCGCTGGCGGCGAACAGCCCTTCGGCGATGCGGTGGGCCGCGTCCCAACGTCCGTAGCGGACGCAACCGAGGATGAAGGTGGCGTTCTCGACCGGCCAGACGCTTCCCAGGTGGTAGCTGAACGGGTTGTAGGAAGGATGCAGGGTCGACAGGGTCCGGACTCCCCATCCACTGAACAGGTCGTCGGCCAGCAGACGGTCGATGACGTCGGATGCGCGGTCGACCGGGACGATGCCGGTGGCCAGCAGGTGTCCCGGGTTCGAGGTGATGGACCGCAGCAGCCGGTCGTCGGGGCCAAGAGCCAGCGAGTAGAAGCGCTGATCCTTGATCCAGAACCGTTCGTTGAACCGCTCCCGCAGCGCCTTCGCTCGCGCCAGCAGCCGCAGGGCGAGGATCCTCTCGCCCGCGAACATGAAGGCGAACGTCGCCTGCCTCAGCCCGATGTACCAGTAGCCCTGGAGCTCGCACGTGGCGATGGGCGGATCCATCACCTCACCGTGCTCGTCGACGATGGCGTCCGGTGAGTCCTTCCAGCCCTGCTGGAGGACTCCGTGTTCCGAGCGCATCACGTAGTCGATGAACCCGTCCCCGTCGACGTCGGCGTAGCGGTCCAACCAGCGCAACACCTCCTCGGCTGCCGGGGCCAGGGCTCGGGTGGTCGCGACGTCGCCCGTCCATGCGAGGTGTTGGCCGAGCAGGATCAGGAAGTCGCACGGAGCCGCGTAGTCCCCGAAGTAGGCCGTGAACGGGTTGATCCCGACCGCGGACGTCGGCCCGTCCCGCGCCTGGTGGATGAGCTTGCCGGGCTCCTCGTCGCGCCAGTCATCGATGGTGCTGCCCCGCCACGCGGCGCTGACCGACAGTGCATCGGCGGCCATGTCCGGCAAGGCCATCGCCGCCTGCCAACCGGTCGTCAACACGTGCCTGGCGAACAGGAACTGGTAGACGGGCAGGCCCGCCCCCGGAGCGGCCGGCCCGGACGGCATGCCCAGGGGCAGCGACGCCAGGTCGGACACGGCGGTCCGCCAGGCACGCGTGACGGCTGGGTTCGTCGTGACCAGCTGCGGGGCCCGGCTCAGCAGCTGTTCCTGGACCGATGCGACGTTCCGCACCGAGGCGCCCGGCCCGTCGCTGGGCGGCGCCGTTGCGCCGTCGAACACGGCACGGGTCTCGAGACGCAGCCGCGCCGTCGTCTTGCCGTCGAGGCGGACCGGCAACCGCAACATCCCTCCGTCGAAGACGACGGGCCACGGGGCGTCGACGATGCGGACCACGGCCCGTCGGTCCAGATGGATGGCCGTACACGAACTCGAGGGTCTGCTCCGCCTCGTCGTAGGAGACGCTGACGTCGCCGTGCTGCTCACGTTTGCCCTTCTCGGCTTCCTCGCTGTCGGCGAAGTCGCTGTCGACCGCGAACGCCAGCTCGAGGGACACCGGAGACCGGTGGTAGCTGCTGACCGCAGCCACCGTTGAAAGTCGGTCGGTCAGCCGATGCCGAAGCTGCACGAACACCGATCCTTCCGGGACCGTGTCGCTGGCCGGGACCTGATAGTGGCCGACCAGCTCGTTGGCTGCCGTCGGTGACATCGCGAACGTCGCCAGCCTCTGTCCGTCTGCGCGCAGCTGCAACCGTGACAACATCCGGGTGTTGTTGACGAACAGCCCCTCGGTCGCCTTCCCGTCGACCTGGCCGTGCAGGTCGACGACCAGGACCAGACGACCACACCGCAACATCCGGTGCCCCGGACGCGCCTGCAACTGCATGCTTCCTCCTCGACCCAACCGCCGACCGACGTGTCCCGTCCATGGTCACGCCCATGGGAATCTCTTGCTGAGGGACCGGCCCGTCGGATATCACCGTGTCCCCGCCCGTCCGATCGCGCCCACCGACGACGGGGACGTCCGGACAGTCGTGGCAACGACCGACCCCACGAGCTCGGCGGGCCGGCGGAACACGAGTCGCCGCTCGACCGTGCCCGCCGGTCGCAACCGCATCGATTCGCAGCAGCGGCACCAGCACCCACTCGTGCCCCCGTTGCTGTCCCTTCGGACGGCCACCTTCCGACCTGCGGACCCGGTGGTGGCCCAGGTTGGGAGGTGACAGAGGCACGCTGCGCCGGCACCGGCGCCCAGGACAGGAGGTTCCGTGATGGCAAAGACCGTGGTGATCACCGGAGCCAGCGGCGGCGTGGGACGTGCCGTGGCGCGCCTGTACGCCGATCGCGGGGCCAACGTGGCCCTCCTCGCCCGAGGCGAGGCCGGTCTCGAGGTCGCCAGCAACGAGGTGACCGAGCGGGGCGGGCGGGCTCTCGCCATCCCCACCGACGTCTCGGACGCGGACCAGGTCGAGGGCGCAGCCGCACGGACCGAGGAGGAGTTCGGCTGGATCGACGTGTGGATCAACGTCGCCATGGTCACCGTGCTCGCGAAGACGTGGGACGTGACACCGGAGGAGTTCCGGCGCGTGACGGAGGTGAACTACCTCGGCGCCGTGCACGGCACCCTCGCCGCCCTGAAGCGGATGCGGCCCCGCGACCGCGGCACCATCCTCAACGTCGGTTCCGCACTCGCCTTCCGTGGCATCCCCCTGCAAGCCCCGTACTGCGCGTCCAAAGCGGCACTCGAGAACTTCGGCGAATCGCTGTACACCGAACTGCTGAACGAAGGCAGCAACGTCCGCTTCTGCGAGGTGCACCTACCGGGGCTCAACACGACCCAGTTCATCTGGGGTCGCAACAAGACCGACAAGGCCCCCCAGCCCGTACCTCCCATGTACCAGCCCGAGGTCGCCGCGAGAGGGATCGTCTGGGCTGCCGACAACGGTCGCCGCACGACCTGGGTGGGCGCTTCGACGCCCGCGACCATCTGGGGCAACCGCTTCTTCCGCGGACTCGTCGCCCGCAACCTCGCCAAGTCCGGCATCAAAAAGCAGAAGACGGACCAGCCCGCCTCTGCCCGACCACAGGACAACCTGTTCCAGCCGCAGGACCAGGACATCGACCGTGGATCTCACGGGCCGTTCGACGACAAGGCCCACGAACACAGCGCGTTCGACATCGTCTCGCGCAACCGCGGGAAGATCGCCGCCGGAGCCGTGGCTGTCCTCGGTGCCGCAGCAGTCGTCGTCGCCGGCCGCGCCGACCACGACACATGAGCTGGTTGCACGGGCTCGCAGGTGTCGATTCCGTTGAGGGCTCTGCGAGACCGCGGATACTTTCATGCCGCAGGCCGTTGCGGTAGCAACCGGACGTGATGGCCAGACCCCCGCTTGAAGACGGATCTGATGTGCGCGACCATGGTTGTGTTCAGGCGGGCATCGGAACTCCTCGCTGACGTCCGGCAGGAATCGACATCGAGTCTGCCGGAGAGCAATGGACGTCCTGGAGGCCTACGACCTCGTGGGCACCCAACCTCGGCGCCCGGGCTGGCCCGGTGCGACCACCACGCCGTCAAGGACGACGTCGAACGTTGCCCGCGACCCCGTCGAGCTGGTTTCCGCTGCTCGGGCTCGGGCACGATCCCATGTCGCGACGCAATAGCTCGGTCACCGCGGTCTTGGGGCACTGCAGCGCCAACCACTCCGCCGTGTCGTCGAGTTCGCGGGTGTGCCCGGCGCCGTGACGCGCCCACGGCATCGCCCGCAGTGCCGCCGCCCCCGCCTTCGTGTCCTTCGCGGTCCAGGGATCTGGGTCGATCCCCCCGCGACGGTCGTCCTCGTTCTTCGCCTGGCCTCAGACGCTTGTTCGTCGCCCGGTTCCGACCTTGGCGACCAGCGACAGCTCCCCTCCCACGTACCCGTCGAGGAACGCCACCACGCCGCCGAGCGCTGCAAACACGACCCCGCGGCGCTGGTTGCCCCTGCGCCGCGCGACATACGAGGCGCCGTA is a window from the Actinomycetota bacterium genome containing:
- a CDS encoding SDR family oxidoreductase, whose translation is MITGASGGVGRAVARLYADRGANVALLARGEAGLEVASNEVTERGGRALAIPTDVSDADQVEGAAARTEEEFGWIDVWINVAMVTVLAKTWDVTPEEFRRVTEVNYLGAVHGTLAALKRMRPRDRGTILNVGSALAFRGIPLQAPYCASKAALENFGESLYTELLNEGSNVRFCEVHLPGLNTTQFIWGRNKTDKAPQPVPPMYQPEVAARGIVWAADNGRRTTWVGASTPATIWGNRFFRGLVARNLAKSGIKKQKTDQPASARPQDNLFQPQDQDIDRGSHGPFDDKAHEHSAFDIVSRNRGKIAAGAVAVLGAAAVVVAGRADHDT
- a CDS encoding sigma-70 family RNA polymerase sigma factor → MIHRTGYRDGGSRLTKVYGVSDVAEVEADDTGVGTVDLGQSAVDLEVYRGELTGYCYRMLGSPFEAEDAVQETLLRAWRAADRFQGRSSLRTWLYRIATNVCIDALRSRPRRARPMDLGPASPASAALPAPLPETVWLEPVPDARIITSSGDPADVAAQRDSVRLAFVAALQHLPARQRAVLILREVLRWPAAEVAGLLESTVASVNSALQRARATLAGLDLADTDTFRPLDEEQQALLARYVDAFERYDLDALTALLHEEVVQSMPPYGLWLRGHADIRGWYLGAGIGCRGSRLVPTVANGAPAFGQYRPAPAGGHEPWSLQIVEISDGMIVGLNAFLDTARLFPLFGLPPRLDA
- a CDS encoding VOC family protein; this encodes MLLASTDPERLAAWYATAFQPATDTDMDGYRIMRFGKFHLLIDQREDIGDTNPEPGRMILNFDVADANTVVARLDDMGVRWLAELEDRDGSLFATAIDPDGNYVQVIQLDPRDRAQMPAGDAGGVLAGSVAFSGFSVDDLDAAEEFYGHTLGLDVTQDGGLLTLRLPGGRDVLAYPKDDHVPASFTILNFPVVAIDRTVDELTARGVRFERYDGFDQDERGIARGDRGPLIAWFTDPAGNILSVLQQP
- a CDS encoding STAS domain-containing protein; the encoded protein is MRFPRRWRWRSAGPVRWTLTAADTAIVVIDGRLAPSQAAPVCAALHAALSGSAARAVVCRGEGLAHPDLTTVDVLARLVATARRSGCAVRIENPSERLRELIRFAGLELRFASCWSGVQPWGQPEQREQPGRVEESVEPDDHPV
- a CDS encoding transposase family protein, with the protein product MPWARHGAGHTRELDDTAEWLALQCPKTAVTELLRRDMGSCPSPSSGNQLDGVAGNVRRRP